tcaaattcgattttcaaatatcaCTTTAACCTAAAGAAGCTATTACTTTAGTTACAATaactatgaaattaaatattggaaaacttatgattgtaaaaatatcaacaatcgtataaaaatgtgaattaaatatgtattctaGAAATCGTAtcgtaatatttattcttataagtATAATTGATATTTGCATTTATGCAACTTATTGTAAGTTTTGTAGAATATTGAGAAAGGGAAGTTtgtttaatcaattaaatatgtcaatttaaatcataatcaaaaaatatttatacaataatacattacacacattatttatttattgatagaaacaaaaaaatactacgagttctgaatttaaaatcattcatacctgaaaaaatagattaaaggctatttttataataactatttcaaGGAATGTGCcgtctgatggtaagtgatcgcAACTGAAAATTTTTGGTCATAACCTTAAATAGCCACTTCGCCACTAATTTGCCAAACATTTGGCAAAaagatgttaataatatatgtttcacTCACCCTTATAAAAcccatagaaaaataaatattcaataaattataataataacttgtccgttttttttttaaataatgcgaTACTTTTTATCTTTAAGTGATGTGGGTTGTGGGTGTAAATTCTACAACGACTTATGTTTAATGATTATATGTAAGTGAAGTCATTGTAGTAGTATAGTATTAaggtaaaaaaatcaaagttaatacaaatattttttactgattAATAATGATATCGATTTAACTATTTACAAGGAAATTACGTAATTTttcatacacatttttttaaataaagtgatgtgaaaatgtcataatatttgttttattgttatcctttggaaaaatattgtctatgataaaaaatattttggttatagtaatatattaaatttaaaatattgttttatgtggCTCTCTCTCATATCAATATAGAACTTTAAAAAATCTGTCAGTGGAGGAGAGGTGCAAGATTCCGTTACAATTACTACAtgcaattaataataagtaacgtaataaaactagtttttgttatatacctttattttataaaaaaataatttgttattatttatatcaaacttatttttttaaatttgatttaattgtttCATTGGTGTCAATACTATTGATAATTTgtcgtataaaaattaaaaaagtacgactctgaaataattaaaaaaattaattatagcaaATGACACTCTCGATGATATGAAGATTCtaatgatatatatacaaatgtgtcCGGGTATTTAAGAGTTATGATGGAATACAGACACATACATAGCTGAACCTTGAAAACATTATGCTCCTTTATTTGGgtaatagtaaagaaatatactTGCTTGTATACAGCgggtacatataaataataattattaagaattatattaaaacatcgagtcgagatggcccagtggttagaacgcctgcatcttaaccgatgattgcaggttcaaacccaggcaagcaccgctataaatatatgctcaatttgtgtataattcatctcattatcggtggtgaaggaaaacatcgtgaggaaacctgcatgtgtctcaattcaacgaaattctgtcgcattggaacagcgtggtggaatatgttccaaaaccttttccTGAAATGGAAGGGAAGGGAGGAGAAGGATACCGTGTAAAGATATAGAGATTTAGTCATAGACATTTTTTCTACTTTTTAGTAAGTAATGTCTTAATATTAAAGTGTTAGCTTGTCCGTAAAATGTGCTTTAATTACCTTTACAGAAAACAGGAAACCTTGGCAAGCTATAActactttatgtatatttagaaaaaaaaaacacattcggCTAGTAGCGGTAAATAATGCATATCAAACCAAATTGGAAGAAATTGTATAATTGGTgtcgatttattaataaatacaatcgaAACACGGATGACCTTGGAAGTGAAGAAAATGGACGtttatattttctgtaataattatgttGGGCTACTAAGGCGTTGTATATAAAGACACCGCAGGCGCTTCAGTATCGGATGTAGTGTGCGAACTGCCTCTTGTTGTCGCACGGTAGAAGTTTCTATGTTAATCCACAACCTGTGACCTGTCGCGTAGGCGGGTTAgtttatgttatttgtttatttcagaaTGTTGGGAATACATAACAAAACAATTGTATCATACATATTCACGAATTTCACCTTAAGTAAACGTTTGCCCTCGAAACAATCGATAGCAATAACATCTGAACATCTGTATATGTGTATTCTTGGGTTATTTCCTCTTACAAGGCAAGTAAATCTTTTATAGACTAAGGCTCCTTGATTTTTGGAAATAGTtaaagcttattccaccacgcttctgCGATACGGATTGGTGGATacgctaaataaaaaaatcgatataattATCGAAACGTCGTACGCTATAGCCTAATGCACGCACATAGAAGTGCCATTTAACTAACCCTTTAAACACACATCTATCATTGCGCAACTGACATTAAGTTCCCCTCTAAATACAAAAGGgccaataaaaacaaaaaatacgtgGCTCCTACAGGGTGAAACAGGTGTCCTCAACATATGGACACCCTACAAGTGAAATAATGATTAAACACAAGGGAGTTATTTATCGAGTAGAAAATTGATATTGTCACGATCATCGATTGATATAGGTGATGTAGGAAGGGGTGTAATCTTATTAGACGAGCTTTTTCACAGTGACCTCTGCGTGAAAATAgcggttcattagtttttttgggacttttttttttaaaaaaaaagtaaataaatgtattattattttagtatattcacAAATCACCAAACTCAAGATaagttcatcatcatcatcagcccgtttttgtccactgctggatataggcctctccaagcgcacgccactgtggtctttctccggctactcgcatccagctcctgcctgccgccttgcgtatatctccagcgtgcctgaggacgtcctacactacgtttgccgataAAGATAAGTTACAAACACAAAATCCGCTCAACTTAATTAACTAAATGGTAGgagcaagcccatctgggtagtaatagttaatattgtcGAGTTCAGGTTTGAAGAACGGGTGAGCTAGTGAAACTACAGAATCAAGGAACTCCTACAACTTAATAAGTTGGTAGAGAATTGGGTAAGCAAGAAATGGTTAATTACATACGGCACcgatgtgaccacttaccatcaggcagCTCATTTGCGCGTAAGCCTACGTAGGTTATAAATCGACTTTGGTCAAAATTGAGCCTCTAAATCACAGATTCGGGGGTGAAGTCGAACGCAGTATGTGTCGTACATTTTGACAAAGGACGATCTAAAAAGATTCAGCATTGCATTTTGTTGCCTCGACAATGTCACACTCATCAAGTAACCGAAGGTGATTTTTCACAATGATTAATGTAGTTTCATTTTATCCTTGAATCCGAAACCGTAGGTATGTGATAGTATGTTGGCCTGTAAGGCGATagttaaagaactttattttGTAGAATTTTCTCACAGTATTAATCCGGTTAGGCCTCACGTAGTACAGTAATCATTCAGTCGATATGATTATTCTATTATCCAAACTGTTTTTTGGTTTGTAGTTGAAAGGTAAGTAAACTTACAAAACACACAcactttcaaattattatatgacAAGAAGGACACACGACGGACTTACAAGGGTCGTTACCATATTCGTTTGTTTAGTAGTAGATACAATCTTGATATCGATGTTTCGACATCAAAAAGTATAAAACGTTAACAAGAAGAAATGTTTACTGGCAATTAATTCGACAGATTTGGTAAAACGGTACACTTTTTCGATAGTCtaaagttattataattcaCACTTATATTTAAgtcttgttatattatatatttatatgtaaatgtaatagatatttataaataagaaaataatagacATTTTGTAAACGAAGACACTGAATAGGATTTTTCGTGTACAAAATAGATTAATGACGTAAAGGTCACGAACTTTGAACCTCACTGAAAGCAGGAGGAAcctattatctatttatatttcctTTTGTTAATAGTTCACAATCAATTTCTCTGGATCGTTATAGGCTGTGAGGCGTTCATGACAcggattattttcaataatagtatttagtttagtttatctcatatacaactatttttatgaaaattgtgAGAAAATTACACTGTCTGTCTTTCCTTTTATTGTCAAACCACGAACCTGGAAAGTCATGAAATTTGTTTGCTAAGTAAGCTTTAACCTTAAAGGAGAAGGCTACTTCTCTACTTATTCCAATAGTGAAGTCGCGGGCTACCACTAGTAAACCATAGACgcatttcttattatttatcgtGCCCAGGCCCACACGAACATAGCCTACTGGCGTactgacaaattttatagataacTATCTAATCTTTTCAAAGGCTACTACTTTTTAACACGTCTTATATGTTCCTAATATAACACTGGCTTATTTACCAATTCAAATTGAATCATTTCATTACGgagtagtttattattttagaagaaCTAGTAGACTGTTCACTTTACCCAAGTACAcaacgagatggcccagtggttagcacacgtgcatcttaaccaatgatttcgggttcaaacccaggcaagcaccactatatatatgtgcttaatttatatttataattcatctcgtgctcggcggtgaaggaaaacatcgggaggaaacctacatgtgtccaacagcgtggtggattatgttccaagtcctctccttaatgggagaggaggccattatcccagcagtgggaaatttacaggctttacttTTACAACTTATTTAACTAGGAGAAAATCCTCCAAAGCGTCTTCAATTATTACCGCTAAATGTTCTCACAGCATATCTATAGAATGTATcataaaaacttgtaaaaacGTAGCAGCGACAAAATTCGGATAATAAATTAACGTATTTACCGTCAAACAGAAATAGCGATATTATGGTCtggtttaaaggatgagtgagctagtCTAGTCAAACTATAGTCATAAGAgcctaacatcttagttcctaataTTAGCGGTACATTGGCAATGGAATTATTGGTCAATTGTGCTTACAGGACTAaagtctatgggcgatggtgatcaCTAACTTTCAAGTAATCCTTTTGCCCATCTCCCaagtttagtatttatattttgtaatttatttaagaaaatatgccTAAAAGTCGGTTAGCTGGAATCTCACTTCATCTTGATAACCAGCTTTGCCTGGAATCGATAAGCCTGCTTATAAACTAAAAGATAAACTCAATACAAATATAAGAATATCAGAAACAATTCATAGTATATATGTAGCTATCACagagttaaaaaaatgttagtgcCAATTATTTATTGGGGCATATCAATGTTTTTCAGGGATGATTAGTTTAATAATGctcttcttctttcgaatacCAAATTGTTGGTGATAGAAAGAGATAAAATAgtacttgtttaaataaacacCGTGGCTGTAACAGATTAGTTTCTTAAGACTAAATTGTACTGGGGACTGTACATTATTGGTAATATAAAAATGCGTGGTGATAAGAACACTTaagttgtatttaaatgtatgcgTTACGAAATTGTTCCAGGGTTCGTTATCCCCATGTACATTACAATTAGGATATTCAGTAGGGGTTGTTGCGATTGTTCCCGGTGACTGGTACGAGCGTGACGTTCCGCTCCGATGCAGACACCTTACGCTTTGGTCGCTGACATGTGGGAAACGCGCGGGAAAATAGttcataatagtttttttttaattgctcgTCCGAAATGTAGATCGAGGAAAATAATTTGACTATTACTTAATaccaatatttacatattttctcaCACGTCAAATACAGTAACTcttacaatgaaaatatttatcagtgTCAATCTACAAgactttatacaaatatatatatatatatatatatatatattagttgaATTTTTCATGAATTAAAGAGTTAAAGagtaaaaaaatgcataaaattacttttagaaCTTAAAGTgcttatgtattaaattactttattaatttacaattgttttgtttaattagataaatttatattctttaaataacaCACAGACAGTAAAAGTGCAAATATACTCGCTGTTTACCTacgactaaatatttttaatactttttcttttcaaaaaccGCGTTCAACCACACATCGAATCATTCCGAGCCTTTTCCTCATCTATTGCATTACATTAAACAAGAATGTTggtctattaataataaattaaagtaatacgAATAtcgtaaaatgacaattttccTTAGAATTCACTCCAGTATGAAATTGTCCAAGCACTTGCCCTAATTGCTCGTCAGTGGAGGGTGCTTGACATTATTTATTCTCGTCAAATAAACGATTAAATcgatataagtacatatactGCTTTCCGAACAATTTTGTTAGTTTAATAGTACATAACAATGCCTTATTTTTcgaaatctattttaatacacGAAAAACGCCTGCttatatgtaaacattttttgattaaaagtaGGACAAATAAAATAGCCTTAGTAATGAAACATTTTCGCATAATGCATAAAGTTCATTAACAAGGAAGTACCCGCAGTCTCCGATAACGAGTCCACGAAGTCTAGCGATAACCGTGACTAATTGTCCGGAGCTATCGTATGCGGGCTGGACTTCTTACGGGCGGAAAAATATCGATCGGCAACCAACACACCACCTGTTCACAATGGGGAGAGCGCACCTGCCGCACAAGCTAGCGCGACGCCGGCACGCGCGCACATACGCACCGGCATTCGATCGAGACACAGCCTGGGCGGCGGGGGGTTGACCATCGCGACGTCACACCGTCCGCGCGCCGTCGCCGATCGATCGACTACCATCTTACCGCACCACCACCACCATTGACTCAGGTACACCCACTCGACCTTTAGCTATTGTTGCGTTAGAAAATTCGGCGAACAGTGATtcactgtttaattttaattacaggaaTGTAGTTAACTACGATGCACATAACGTCGGGTTTGTCGCCGGCGTCCGGCGAGATGCTGGACGCCACCGTTAATCTCTACGGTGATTCAGGAGAGCAATGCGGGTTCTTTGCTATGGACCACGCGGTCCCAGAGTCTTCGCACACTGTCGAAATCGAATATGTGTATGAGCAACCTGAAGCTTATGCGTATTGCACTGAGGAACCGACGGAAATACAAGTGGAGCAACCTACAATAGATGTGCCTCCACCGTCTAAGAAGAGCCAACTCAAACAACAGGCAAAGGTGGCTGAAGAAGAGCCGGAAACCGATTTGACGAATCTAACGTGGTTGCAGAACATAACTAATATAATGGCAGTGCCACAATTTCCTATCCCGCCGATGTCGCCTAACCCCCAAGTGAAACCGCAACCTCAGAACACGAGGCTGCAGAAGTTTAATCAGACTTTAGCAAAGTGCCAGAAAGATTTTATGGAGAACAAAGCAGAATATCAAAAGAACAGCGAGAGGAAGCCACCGTATTCGTACAGTACGCTGATATGCATGGCCATGAGGTACAATAATGACAAGGTGACCTTATCGGCTATTTATTCTTGGATCAGGGAGAACTTCAAGTATTACAGGAACGCGGACCCCACATGGCAGGTGAGCGTTATCTACTCTATACAGTAGTAAACTCTTCCGATCAGATTCTAATAAGCGGCAAATCTGTTTATCTGATAAGATATCATTTAATTGAATTCGGCAAGTCATTCAAGTGTTGTAGTGACATATTACATATAGATAGAACCCCTAGtaatctaataaatatgtatatagaaattATCTGCGtgtacgtaaatattttattatattaaaactaatatagTAAACCTATGCACCTTTATCGTCATGTTTAGTTCACTAGGTAGCATGGAAGATCACTTTTTAGCAACTGCTCTTATAAGAtctcattgttttatttgtctGATTTTCTTGGTATATAATGAAGTTTTAaggattaaaaaaagttaatgtaattttttaaataaaatggagaatacttttgaatagttacaagaagtaaataagtttttaacattaaataaaaatgttcttgCAGAATTCCATAAGGCACAACTTATCTCTAAACAAAGTGTTCGTCAAAGTGGCGCGCTCAAAACAAGAGCCGGGCAAAGGAGGCTTCTGGAAGCTGGACCTCGCTCATTTAGAAGGCACAAAGCGGATTTCCAATAGACCTCATAAAAAGAAGAAGAACAATGAACAAAAATTAGACCCAAAAATTGCCGAAGAGAAAATCGCAGTCGCCAACATACCTCAAGTGGAAAGTGTAGATGTTATAGCCAATGAAATCAACCAAGCTGTTACGTTACATTTGCCGGAGTTCAATCTTCCAACATTGCCAGACATTGATATGGAGGCCAACATTGGAGCCAATGTTATAGTTGAACCGGTCGCGCCTCCGCCGCTGATACCAGAAGACGATCTATCTTCCTGGCTGCTCAATCCTACAGACTGGGAGGATTTGCAGTTGGATGTTCTCGACAACTACTTAGACTCGTGTTTCAAGTAAGTCAATATCAAATAATGAGTCGTTTAAAAAAACTACGGCGTCTGCGaaagaagttatttttattaatgagtaAATTATCTTTTTGATGTAGAGTacgaatatgcactaaaatataaagaaagttTTCGTATTTGCCTAGATTGtagaatttcatgaaatttgaaacaatattaGTGTCCTTTGAAGTTAACGAAGTATTTCTTAGATAAATCACTGCAATTGTAATACGAAGGATTAAAGATTATCAGACGTTGCTCAATCAAAGCTCAGTTGGTAAAAATAGtgcgattttaataaaaaatataatttttgtgtaaaatagacgaatttattgaaataaattgacacattttaattttacataa
This window of the Vanessa cardui chromosome 5, ilVanCard2.1, whole genome shotgun sequence genome carries:
- the LOC124530102 gene encoding forkhead box protein J1.2-like translates to MHITSGLSPASGEMLDATVNLYGDSGEQCGFFAMDHAVPESSHTVEIEYVYEQPEAYAYCTEEPTEIQVEQPTIDVPPPSKKSQLKQQAKVAEEEPETDLTNLTWLQNITNIMAVPQFPIPPMSPNPQVKPQPQNTRLQKFNQTLAKCQKDFMENKAEYQKNSERKPPYSYSTLICMAMRYNNDKVTLSAIYSWIRENFKYYRNADPTWQNSIRHNLSLNKVFVKVARSKQEPGKGGFWKLDLAHLEGTKRISNRPHKKKKNNEQKLDPKIAEEKIAVANIPQVESVDVIANEINQAVTLHLPEFNLPTLPDIDMEANIGANVIVEPVAPPPLIPEDDLSSWLLNPTDWEDLQLDVLDNYLDSCFK